In Allorhizobium pseudoryzae, the genomic window ACCCTCACGGATAAGAATGGATGTGTCGCTTGCCCGTGTCATGGCTTCACCGCCGGAAGTTCGTTGCGCAGGAGCTGAAGACGCTCCGAGATGTTCGACTGATCAGCTTCAAGCTTCATTCGCTCTGCAGCGTCCATCGCATCTCGGATAGCGGCAATCCGCTGGTTCACGGATTCGAAATTGCTTTCGAACCGGCGACTGATCTTGCCAGTGACAGGGTGTCTCTCAACGATTTCCTGAGAAACTCTTGTCGAGCGATGCGCTTTGTCCAACTCATCACGCATGTCGGAAGTGAACAGATCGATGGCCGGATCGTAGGATTGCAAGAGCTGCCTCGTCAGTTCGTCGAACTGATGATCAAGGTCCTGTCCGACCCACATATGCTTCCGGAACAATTCACCGTAAGCCACCTTTGCATCATGTAAAGCTCTCTCGGCCGCCTGGACGACATCGGCCTGCTTCTTCAGATCAAGTGTCTTTTGATGAAAGTGCTTCTCACGTTGGATGTCGAGCTTATCACGCAATTGCACCGCAACCTTGCGCTCTTCAGCAAGGCGAAGGGCCTTTTCGGCCTTCGCCTTCTGCACAACGCTCGATCCCTGCAACAGCGCCAGCGTCTCGGCAGCGCCTGGTACTTCCGGGAACGTCTCCACCTTGGTCATTGAAGCAACCTTTCTCGTTCGTTCAAGCATCCGCGATTATTGTGGAAACGAAAAGCGCATTTTGTGCCGCCCGTTTCGCTTGTAAAAACAATCACCTGAAAGAATGGCTATCAACCGTTTATCGGAGATCGGAGGCGAACCGTCGCTATGTCTGAAGACGAGAAAGAGCAACTCATCACGCGTTCCGACATAGTTCGGAGGCGGCCGGTCTCGGTCCCGATCATAGCGCCAGCGGCCAGCCTCATAGTTTCGGCATAACCGGCGCAGTTCATCTCGCCGGGCGAGATCCCCACCAATCGTGTAGCCCTCGTACAGCCGCCGCAATGCATCGTCTCTGACGAACATGTCGGCTGGCAGCCCGGCAAGTATGAGAGCCAACCAACCGGCAAGCCACCTCCCATCGTCACCGCCGATGACGTCCGCAGCGACGACAGCGATGCGCTGAAGCCGCTCCCGGTCTTCTCGACTGATCCGGATCTCGGGTACACCCTTGCCCATCGCTCACCCCTTCAAGCGCCGAGAGCGGCGTTCACGGTCGGTGCGAGCCCGTCCTCGGCGTTGACAAGCGACCGAGCAGTAGTGCGGAATTCGTCCGGGCCTGATGACATCGACGAAGAACGGAGCGTTACATTCCCAGCAGATCAAGCCGTCAGATCGATTTGCCTTGCCTGTGTCTTGGGTTGCGCGCCAAGCCTTTTTGCTTTCTCTTCTCGCTACTTCAGAACACTGTTGCGAGCAGTAGCGTGGCTGCCGGCCTCCCCGTCTGTTCCAGAGGAACGACACACCGCATATGGCACACACGATCGGAGGGGCACCGATACCAGGCAAGCCAAGCTGGAGAGCCTCATCTCCCGAGTGGGAAATATTATCTGCTTTCGTCATATTCGACATACAGATACGCTCTAATACGCTGTTTTCATTATCTTTTTTCAATTGCCCGGCCCCCGAAAGTGGGCAGCAAGCCCTGTTGGAAGGGAAATATTCGAGCCGCAAATAAAAAATCTGCGCATGAGACCTGTGCGGTTACGACCCTTGGGTCGGCCTGAGGATTTAAACCCCCTACCCCCTCACTCGCCCGGCCGCCCCGAACTGAAGCGCGTTCGCCTGACTGGTGAGGTCTACTCACGCGCTCCAGTCCGGCACGCCCTACCGCCTCGCCAGACCGACGCTTACCCACACCCGGATGCAGGCCGCTCCAGTTCGCTCCAGTGCTCCAGTCATCACCCCCCCTAAAGGGGGTGTGACTGGACTGCGCCGGACGGCTTGACTGGAGCAAACTCGAGCCGGCCTTCAGAGCATCCTTTGCGCTCCAGTGCTCCAGTCTGCTCCAGTTGGTATATTGAACTGGAGCGCCCTCAAAATCTGAGGGGTTTTGCTCCAGTGCTCCAGTGCGCTCCAGTTCATAAAAAGGACTGGAGCAGCGTGCGATCACACCCATTCTCCGACCCTCACAAACGCGCGGTCACGTCGCTTTTCGTCCTTCACCAGCTCGATCCGGAGCGCGCCGGCGTCGATCCACTTCGCCAGCAGCCTCTTGATCTTGTGGCGCCCCAGAGGGCTGCCGGCATCGATGGTGAGCACCTCCGCGACGACCGTTCCTGCCCAGGTGCTGGCGCGAATATCCTCCCGGAAATCGCCCCTGCTGATCGCCACCTGAACCGCCTTCAGGTTCTCGATCGTCACACCGTCGAAGGCGTCAGGCGGCGCCCAGCGCGACACGACGCCGACGTGATCGCCGTTCGGCAGCACCACGTTGCGCAGCTCGTACCATTCGGACAGCTCCGGCGGCGGCGCCATGTTCGACTTGTCGTCGAAGGCCCGGAAGAAGTTCCGATGCTGGGTGATACCGAACTCTTTCCCTTCGTCTGCCGACATGCGGTTGATGGTTCGAACGACGCGGGCCGCGTCCGTCAAGGCTTTCCCGCCTCGCGAGCTTTCTGCCGTCACCTCCGCATCAGATCCGAGCTTGCGCGTATGGTGCACCAGGTGGATTGCGCAGCCGCAGGCGTCGGCCAAGCGTCCCCAGGTCTTGGCCACCTTGTCGATGGCCATGTTATCGTTCTCGCTGACGGAGTGGCTTGAAACGAACGGATCAACGATCAGCACGTCGATCTTTCTCGCGATCAGCTCTTCAGCCAGAGCCGCGACAACGGGCTTAATGATAACCGTTCTGCCCTTCGGATCGGATTGAGCGATACACAGACCTTGCAACCTACCACTGTCGACGAACAGA contains:
- a CDS encoding AAA family ATPase encodes the protein MKKPNKIECRQVSEEELQEYANRAKERIRKGLETRVPFDVLIMNETWSALDEVTVARELREYLHKNPQRGRELLLRELKAQKIDIPELFGDAPANGQKLVTATPYVWTDPSNIPKRRWLYGRQLIRGFVTVTVSPGGVGKSSLTMVEALSMVSGRPLLGKQPEERLRVWLWNLEDPADELQRRIQAACEHYDISAEDLSDGLFVDSGRLQGLCIAQSDPKGRTVIIKPVVAALAEELIARKIDVLIVDPFVSSHSVSENDNMAIDKVAKTWGRLADACGCAIHLVHHTRKLGSDAEVTAESSRGGKALTDAARVVRTINRMSADEGKEFGITQHRNFFRAFDDKSNMAPPPELSEWYELRNVVLPNGDHVGVVSRWAPPDAFDGVTIENLKAVQVAISRGDFREDIRASTWAGTVVAEVLTIDAGSPLGRHKIKRLLAKWIDAGALRIELVKDEKRRDRAFVRVGEWV